One Scylla paramamosain isolate STU-SP2022 chromosome 6, ASM3559412v1, whole genome shotgun sequence DNA segment encodes these proteins:
- the LOC135101344 gene encoding uncharacterized protein LOC135101344: MASIEGNIRFNAVVYKDNSGFRYLRNVARNNKLYLRCIHHPNCGGRAVLSETTGVIRATQGHNHESSDYAATDLRNTLKMKAAEDVGSTSNSEIFRRVTRHHQHGADVSFSSVERSMLRAKRRIQPRQPHTAEECANILESLEAQAFNVNFRSVVTDQGSGHLAIIFYSLTLVPLMTTIKEWNFDGTFYTVPALFYQLFTLLGFYKGHSFPLIFTLMTSKSKKLYDITMQRVKELIPNLNPEQAMGDFESSSGKAIRSCWPQVQIGGCQFHFSQNLYRKIQKLGLTELYKDNKQFNKWVKKIMTLSYVPANQMHEAVDSLFQENFDLNDHSQPKITAFKTYITEYWIRKVTPQRLSVFEFSRGTNNDAESYHSRLKAIVRQHKPNIYTFLTHLNNLITDTTKDIERVDAGLDITRQKKEKFVRNIERRQNLKEQLQNGTYTLTQYINAVAYTFDSSVSAFQLPGDSADESGDEHQGPDNAAGTQDVPPELRCSICLRRRERTVVLLPCRHASFCADCITILVSAADANNPATCPTCRTAIQDRLEVYV; encoded by the exons ATGGCTAGTATTGAGGGGAACATCCGCTTCAATGCAGTGGTTTACAAAGACAACTCTGGATTCCGGTACCTCCGAAATGTGGCAAGAAACAACAAACTATACCTGCGTTGCATTCATCACCCCAACTGTGGAGGAAGAGCCGTATTGTCGGAG ACAACTGGTGTCATCAGAGCAACGCAAGGTCACAACCATGAATCATCCGACTATGCTGCAACAGATCTGAGGAACACTCTCAAGATGAAGGCTGCTGAGGATGTGGGCTCTACCAGCAACTCCGAGATCTTCAGGCGGGTAACAAGACATCACCAACATGGAGCAGATGTGTCTTTCTCATCTGTAGAGCGAAGCATGCTTCGAGCCAAGCGCCGAATTCAACCGAGGCAACCACACACTGCAGAGGAGTGCGCCAACATTCTAGAAAGCTTAGAGGCCCAGGCCTTTAACGTAAACTTCAGATCTGTCGTCACAGATCAGGGAAGTGGTCATTTggcaattattttttattctctaacCCTGGTACCACTGATGACCACAATTAAGGAATGGAATTTTGATGGTACTTTTTACACTGTGCCTGCACTCTTCTACCAGCTCTTCACATTACTTGGATTTTACAAAGGTCATTCATTCCCACTCATCTTCACCTTGATGACATCAAAGTCTAAAAAGTTGTATGATATCACAATGCAAAGAGTGAAGGAACTCATCCCCAACCTGAATCCTGAACAAGCAATGGGTGATTTTGAAAGCAGTTCTGGTAAAGCAATTCGCTCTTGCTGGCCACAGGTTCAGATTGGGGGCTGTCAGTTCCACTTTTCACAAAACCTGTACCGGAAAATTCAGAAACTGGGGCTAACTGAACTTTACAAAGACAACAAACAGTTTAATAAGTGGGTCAAAAAGATCATGACACTAAGTTATGTGCCAGCCAACCAGATGCATGAAGCAGTTGACTCTCTGTTCCAAGAAAATTTTGACTTGAATGATCATTCCCAGCCAAAAATTACTGCATTCAAAACCTACATCACAGAGTACTGGATTCGAAAAGTCACTCCACAACGGTTATCTGTCTTCGAATTTTCTCGTGGAACTAACAATGATGCAGAGTCGTACCACAGCAGACTGAAAGCCATTGTCCGCCAGCACAAGCCAAACATTTACACTTTCCTCACACATCTGAATAATCTGATAACAGACACAACTAAGGACATTGAACGTGTGGATGCTGGCTTGGACATCACTCGTCAGAAAAAGGAGAAGTTTGTCAGAAACATTGAGCGCAGGCAGAACTTGAAAGAACAATTACAGAATGGCACATACACATTAACCCAATACATTAATGCTGTCGCTTACACATTTGATAGCTCTGTTTCAGCATTTCAACTTCCTGGAGACAGTGCTGATGAAAGTGGGGATGAGCATCAAGGCCCTGACAACGCAGCTGGTACTCAAGATGTTCCTCCCGAACTTCGGTGCAGCATCTGCTTAAGGCGAAGGGAAAGGACAGTTGTTCTTTTGCCCTGCCGACATGCCTCCTTCTGTGCAGATTGCATAACTATCCTTGTATCAGCAGCAGATGCTAACAACCCGGCAACATGTCCCACTTGTCGTACTGCCATTCAAGACAGGCTTGAAGTTTACGTTTAA